A stretch of Bordetella genomosp. 13 DNA encodes these proteins:
- a CDS encoding type VI secretion system Vgr family protein has product MNRDRQISVSVGAERTAFLFDAMQGSDGISTLSEYRVRLLHRSMQVDVGGLLGKPLTMTIQTAATPRYINGVIASFALVGQQGDVDRYVVYEAVVVPWLWLATHKREFRIYQNQSVPDTIKQVLTPYGYTFEFDLAESYEPRVYCVQYDETDFQFVSRLLEAEGIHYYFRHDEDKHTLVMSDEVQSHKAVAGYEQVPYFTEDKLTVPRQDHMTRVAVYQDLRPGRYTTNDYNFVTPNADLKARQQIKLEHEHSEAEVYEWPGNYGEGPLGERYARQRMQEQHHVRDTRTLLGTARGVATGSLFSLIGCPRAEEDREYLVLATRYDLKGNNYHSVNGEAGSSGHRCQFTWTVQDAKLPFRPPRITEKPRTKGPQTAVVVGPQGKEIWTDEYGRVKVHFHWDRYDNRDENSSCWIRVSSSWASGNFGAIQVPRIGDEVIVDFLNGDPDYPIITGRVYNAAKMPPWKLPENETQMGIYSRSSPGGNYHTANALRFEDKAGHEEIYILAQKDRNEKTKNNHTERIDNNWVQSVGHHKAIEVDGNHSESVHGNMTLHVGPSGVGRVLTDSFRKLVEGIADVAKSLPIPGINQLGRGVYSLFADQAINEATAGVKTQFVGLTKTVTVGGTIVESAGHSIQFTSGSHFSADAANTVSLTSNGEFHVQVGKSELRLTADGFIRLSGDTLFLNFENGIEMQATNEIALSSKKINLN; this is encoded by the coding sequence TTGAACCGGGACCGACAGATCTCGGTCTCGGTCGGAGCGGAGCGCACGGCGTTCCTGTTCGATGCCATGCAGGGCTCGGACGGCATTTCCACCTTGTCCGAATACCGGGTGCGCCTTCTGCATCGTTCCATGCAGGTGGACGTGGGCGGCCTGCTGGGCAAGCCGCTGACCATGACCATACAGACGGCCGCCACGCCCCGATATATCAATGGCGTGATCGCCAGCTTTGCATTGGTGGGTCAGCAAGGCGACGTGGATCGCTATGTCGTATACGAAGCCGTGGTAGTGCCCTGGCTGTGGCTGGCCACTCATAAAAGAGAATTCCGGATCTACCAGAACCAGTCGGTGCCGGACACCATCAAACAGGTGCTCACGCCTTACGGCTATACGTTCGAGTTCGATCTGGCGGAGAGTTACGAGCCGCGCGTCTACTGCGTGCAGTACGACGAGACCGATTTCCAGTTCGTCAGCAGACTGCTCGAAGCGGAAGGCATTCACTACTACTTCCGGCACGACGAAGACAAGCACACCCTGGTGATGAGCGACGAGGTGCAGAGCCACAAGGCAGTGGCCGGGTACGAGCAGGTGCCCTATTTCACCGAGGACAAACTGACAGTGCCCCGGCAGGACCATATGACGCGGGTGGCGGTGTACCAGGACTTGCGGCCTGGGCGGTATACGACGAACGACTATAACTTCGTCACCCCGAACGCGGACCTGAAGGCGCGGCAGCAGATCAAGCTCGAGCACGAACACAGCGAGGCAGAGGTGTATGAGTGGCCGGGCAACTACGGCGAGGGCCCGTTGGGCGAGCGCTATGCTCGCCAACGCATGCAGGAGCAGCATCACGTGCGCGACACGCGCACCTTGCTCGGCACGGCTAGAGGCGTGGCCACCGGCTCGCTGTTCAGCCTGATCGGCTGCCCGCGCGCGGAAGAAGATCGGGAATACCTGGTGCTGGCCACGCGCTACGACCTGAAGGGAAACAACTACCACTCCGTGAACGGCGAGGCTGGATCCAGCGGCCACAGATGCCAGTTCACCTGGACCGTGCAGGATGCGAAGCTGCCATTCCGGCCGCCCAGGATCACGGAGAAGCCTCGCACCAAAGGCCCGCAGACCGCGGTAGTGGTCGGCCCGCAGGGCAAGGAAATCTGGACTGACGAGTACGGCCGGGTGAAAGTGCATTTCCACTGGGACCGCTACGACAACCGGGACGAGAACAGCTCGTGCTGGATCCGCGTGTCGAGCAGCTGGGCAAGCGGCAACTTCGGCGCAATCCAGGTGCCCCGGATCGGCGACGAGGTGATCGTGGATTTCCTGAATGGAGATCCGGATTATCCGATCATCACCGGCCGGGTATACAACGCGGCGAAAATGCCGCCCTGGAAGCTGCCCGAGAACGAAACGCAGATGGGCATCTACTCGCGCTCCAGTCCGGGCGGCAACTATCACACGGCCAATGCGCTCCGATTCGAGGACAAGGCCGGGCATGAGGAGATCTACATCCTCGCGCAGAAGGATCGCAACGAGAAGACCAAGAACAACCACACCGAACGGATCGACAACAACTGGGTCCAGTCCGTGGGGCATCACAAGGCCATCGAGGTAGATGGCAATCACAGCGAGTCGGTGCATGGAAACATGACCCTGCACGTGGGCCCCAGCGGCGTGGGCAGGGTGCTGACCGACTCGTTCCGCAAGCTGGTGGAAGGCATCGCCGACGTGGCCAAGTCGCTGCCCATACCGGGCATCAATCAACTGGGACGCGGCGTCTATTCGCTATTTGCGGACCAGGCCATCAACGAGGCCACCGCCGGCGTGAAGACCCAGTTCGTCGGGTTGACGAAGACGGTCACGGTAGGCGGCACCATCGTCGAAAGCGCGGGCCACTCCATACAGTTCACGTCAGGCTCGCATTTCTCGGCGGATGCCGCGAACACCGTTTCCCTGACCTCGAATGGCGAGTTCCATGTGCAGGTCGGCAAATCGGAACTGCGGTTGACCGCCGACGGTTTCATCAGGCTGAGCGGAGATACGCTCTTCCTAAATTTCGAGAACGGCATCGAAATGCAGGCCACGAACGAGATTGCACTGTCTTCCAAGAAGATCAATCTGAACTGA
- a CDS encoding PAAR domain-containing protein has product MPSAARLDDLASDHDGAPPTPCIGASPDVSIDGRPAVRQGDPFGSHARPDESDHARSLAGGSGSVFINGKPAGRIGDPISCGGQVAEGSDTVSIGD; this is encoded by the coding sequence ATGCCATCCGCAGCACGACTCGACGATCTGGCTTCCGACCATGACGGCGCGCCGCCGACGCCGTGCATCGGCGCATCGCCCGACGTCAGCATCGACGGCCGGCCTGCGGTGCGCCAGGGCGACCCGTTCGGCTCCCATGCCCGCCCGGACGAATCCGACCATGCACGCAGCCTTGCGGGCGGCTCCGGCTCCGTCTTCATCAACGGCAAGCCGGCCGGCAGGATAGGCGACCCGATCTCATGCGGCGGACAGGTCGCCGAAGGCTCGGACACCGTGTCCATCGGGGATTGA